TAGTTTGCTGGGGCTGCATAAAACGGGCCCCTCCGGTTACATGCCGGTCGCTGTTATTGCGCATTTTGCGGGACTGCTCTCCTGCGGTTATCTGGTGAAGTCTTCAATAGCGGCAAAATATATGCTGCTTGGGAGTATGGGTGTGTGTTTCATGGCAACTACACCATTTTTTTTTGTTCCGTCTCCGCTATGGGTGGCTGGATTGATCATTAACGGGTATGTGTCGGGCTGTGCTGTGGCTTCGTGGGGCTATTTTCTAAAAGCTTTTACACCCCAAAACCAGCGCATCAGATCTTGCGCGGATGTATTGATCTATTCCAACATCATTATGATAGCCGTCAATGTGGTTGCTATAAATTTCTCACCATTTATCGGGCTTATCCTTTCTATATTTTGCCTTGTAGTCGGTATGGCATTTTTGGGGGTATTGCCGGTCAACAAGGAAAATGGCTGGCGGGACGAAACGAAAAGCGAACTGCGTAGCGATATTAAAAAACCGTTAGTTTTATTATGTCTGTTTATCTTTGTTATAACTATCAATTCCGGCCTTATGTATCAAGTCATAAATCCTGCTTTCGATCATTTAACAGGTTTGGTGAGTTGGTATTGGGCGGTTCCGTATATCGTTGCTCTGGCTTTGATGCGCAACCTGTTGGTGAAGGCGAAACGCTCAGGGATTTTATACATTGGTATGGCTATGATTATGAGTGCATTTATTAGCTTTATGTTACTGGGACGAACTACTTTTGATTATCTTGTTGTGGACACCCTGATGTTGGGTGCATGCGGTATTTTTGATTTGTTCTGGTGGAGTATCATCGGGGAAATGCTGGATTATGGGAAAAGCCCCGTGCAGACTTTTGGCATTGGGCTTTCCGCAAATGTGCTCGGTATTTTATGCGGCGGCGCCTTGGGTATGGCGGTGACCTCTATTGGGCTCCCGGGCGCTGAGGTGGCGGTTATTGCCCTCACGGTTGTATGTATTACTTTGGTCATACTCCCGCCGCTTAACCGACAGCTTGTCCTGCTGCTAAAAAGTCATGTTTATCTTACTGTTTATGACAGCATGAGCGAATTACAACAGACAAATATTATACGGCAGACAAAAACACTTCAAAAACTAACCGTTCGAGAGGAAGAGGTGCTCCAGCATATTCTATCCGGCCAATCCAATCGTGAAATTGCCCAAGCTTTGTTTATTAGTGAGAGCACAGTTAAAACACATGTAAGAAATATTTTTTCTAAATACGATGTCGGCAGCCGTGCGGAACTGATCAGCACTCTACTTAAAAACCAATTAACTTCATAGCCCCAAAACGTTGTAAACATTGATAAACCCGGCCCCTCATACTTAAGTATGAGGGGCCTTTTGACGTAAATTAACCCTTTTGATCAATGGCTTTACTTGTATTCTTAATTAAACTGGATGGTGGGGGGAGGGGGCGTAAGGCATATGGAGGTGATTAGAAAATGGCGTGATGGTTATGCGCTGCTATTTATCGTTAGCATATGTTTCACGATGCTGCTATACGTGAAATATATGATGGAAGCGTTGTTTATTTTAGGGTTTTTAAATGTTATTTTGCTTATAATTTTGGTTAAGCAAAATTCTATGCTTTATGATGCGGAGCTTATTAGGGAAAATAGCGTTCTTGCCGTGTCATCCGCTTTCATTACTTTACCGGACGGTCAAAAAAAAAGCGCGGATGCAACCATAGTATCAACTTTTGGTATTTTAATCGGCGGCAAAATCTACAAGTGGGGCTGTGGCGGTGTGCACGGGGTACAGTTAAAAGCTGTTATGATGGACCGGGCTTGGATTTATCTAACCTTTGGCGATGAAACCGGAACCATACGTGTGGAACTCCTGCATGGTTTGACCAAGATGGAGGAAGTAGCGGATATAAAACAAAAACTTTGGCGTGAAACCGGCATAACGGCAATGATCCATGGCTGGTGATGATGGGCGCAGTTAAAGTTTCATGCTTAACTTGAAAACGGGAAGGGGAAAAAACAGTGCAAAACAAAAAACTACTTTTCATTGCGGTTACCCTGTGTCTGCTACTGGCATTTACAGGCTCGGCTGCAATAGCCGAATTTTCCGATGTGTCCGGGCATTGGGCCCGGGAGCAAATCAATAAATGGGCCGATCAAGGCTTGGCCGCAGGCTATGGGGACGGTACTTTTAAACCGGGCAGCCAGATTAGCCGGGCCGAATTTGTGGCCATGGTCAACCGGGCATTTGCTATTGATAAAACCGGCGCCACTAACGGTTTTACCGATGTTAAATCCGACAAATGGTATTATGGCGACATTGCCGCTGCTAAAGCAGCCGGCTGTATAGGCGGCTATAAGGACGGTACCTTTAAACCGGATCAAACCATTACCCGGCAGGAAGTGGCCGGTATTCTGGTTAGACTGCTGCAAATTAGTCCCGCCGCCGAAGGAGCGGCGCAGTTCAGCGATGCCGCTCAAATCCCGGCCTGGGCCAAAAGCAGCGTTGGCGCCGTGGCTGCCGCCGGTCTGATGCGGGGTATGCCCGACAATACGTTTCAGCCTTTGCAAGGCATCACTCGGGCCGAAGCGATAGTTGCACTGGACCGGGCTATGGGAAACATACCGGGAACGCAGCCAAAACCGGGGAAAGAATCTGAACCCGCGGAGCAAAGCGCAGTGGAAGGTATCGTAACTTTTAAAGACAAGGTATTGGACAAGGTGGAAGTGCGGATATTTAAAGCCGGCAGTTATGAGATATTAAAGGAAGCCAAAACCGATAGTCATGGCGTTTTTAAAGTTGATCTGGAAGCTGGAAAATACGACGTCACTGCTGTAACCGGTAGTGCGGTAGCCTATGCGACCGGTGTAAATGTATCCGAAAATCAAGTTGCCGGAATAAACTTGGTTTTAGAAGATGCTGCTATTGTTAAAGGAGTTTTAAAAGATAAGAATAATCGGTTGGTCAAGGGCGCTGTCGTGCTATTTACCGCTAACCCGACTTTTATTGCCGCCACCAATAATAGCGGTGAATACACCATAGCTGTGGCGGCTAACAAAACCTATACCGTCCGTGCCTATGAATCCGGTAAAAAAGATAAGGCTCCCGGTATTGTTGGCGGCAAATTGGATATCGGTCCCCCGGGCAGTCAGAAAATTCATGACCTCAACTTTCCCGTGGCCGTCGGCAGCGGCAGCGGCGGTGGCAGCGGCGGCGGCGGAACTATGCAGCCGGAAACAATCACGGTTAAAGATGCCGGCGAATTGACGGCGGCAATAAACAAGGCAGATAATGGGGACGCCATAAAGTTAACAGACGATATTGAAGGAGATATTGAACTTAACAAGTTGGTTAATCTCTGTTTAAATGGTAAAACATTAAATGGCGATGTCACTATAAACGCCAATGCATACGGCAGCCTGAATATCGCGGAGGAAACGAATGCGGGCACTATAACGGGCTGTCTAAAAGTAAACGCGCCCAATGCCACGGTTAATAACTGGGCAACCGTAGGTGGAAATTTAATAATTGAAGACGTCGCCGGTAATACATGGAACGAGAGAGCTAAAAACAACAAATTGGTGGCCAACAACAAAAAAGCCATTGTGTTGAATATTATTGGCGGCGTGGCCTCCCTGGAGATAAGCGGTACGGGGAATATCAAGGTTACGTTAGATCAGAACGCGGAATTGGCCGGGGCCGGCATAATTATTGACAGCGATGGCGGAGAGGTAATAATAAAAGGTGAAGGCGCCGGCCTGGGTAATGTTAACATAATCGTTAACCGCCCGGCTACGATAATTACCCCTGAGCCTATAAGAGTTACCGCCGCGGAGGGTGTAGAAGTAACAGTTAAGCGGGATGAACAAGGTGAAGGCAAAACCGAGACGGGAACGGGGGAAGAAATGACATTGGAGCCTCCGGTTCCAGCCGCATTCACCCCTGGAGCAGGCGGAGCGATAGCATTCACTCCATTTGCAGCCTCGGAAGGCAAAATCGGCGGGCTCTATATCGGGAAAAACAGTAAATATTATGACGTTATTTTTGGTGGCAATCCGATATATCATCACTATGTGGAATTATGGTTTATTCCCGCCGTGGATCTTGGTGCGTCGGGGTATAAGCTCCAGTATTCGGAAGACGACGGGGAAACCTGGGATGATTATTTAAATAGTGACTACGAGCCCCTGACTACCGGAGGGGATACTCAAGATAATTTTGTTGTCACTGATCCTTATGGCGAAACCATGTACAGGCTGGTCGTTATGGGCGGGGATATGGATGGCTGTACATCCAATGAAGTGACTGCAACCATTCCCAAACCCGGCCTCGAAACTAAATTCACCGGATGGTCTTTGTATGAAGGTATGGATATCTCCGGGGTAATGCTGCCCTGGGTGGGCAGGGGATTGGAAGCCGGCTTTACGGCGCGGCTTTCGGATTACCCTTCCACAGCAGAAACGGTTTATGAAAATGTGTATATGGACTATCAGTGGTACAGGGTTAATCCGGTATCGTATGAAACGACAGCTATTCGCGGGGCGACGGAGCTGGAATACATTACTACGGAAGATGATGTTGGATATAGTCTTTTGATCAGGGCCGAGGGCGATGATGAAAATATCAGCGGTTTTGCCCAGATTATGTCACACCATGGTATAATGATACCGAACGAAGCTTATATCAGCGATGTGACGGAAACGGGATTTGTTTTAAACCTGCATAAATCAGTTACCGGAGGGATAGCGCCGCAGGATTTGAAATTAATTGATTATAATGGGGATGATGTAACAATAACAGGCGTGAGCCAGGGTGCGAATGCTGCGATCTATAATATTGCAGCGGACCTGGATCCCGCCAGGGGGCCCTTCTACCTTTGCAACACCTCCGATTTTTGGAAAATAGCAACGGCGCATGTTGGTCATGAACACGGAAATATGCTTATGGAAGGTATTGAGGTATCCTACAGCGTGGCGAGGTATAGTATCGATGTGGAACTTCCGGTGGGCGGAGCGGCATCGGTGGGTACTACCCCGAATATCCAGGCGGCAGCGGGCGAAACAATTACAGTGGATATTCTAAATATCGAAGAAGGTAAACAGTTTAAATTAATCACGGTTAAAGATGAGGACAACGGGGTGGTGAGCACCACAGAGGTGACGTATGGAGAGGAATACACCTTTACCATGCCCGCCAGTGCGGTGACTGTAACGGTCGAGCTGGAAGACGTATAGCGGCGGTTGTTCCGGAGTAGGCCAAGTTTGCAGCCTGGAATAGATCTGCCATTTACAATAACACATGGCGCCTTACTTCCCTAACTAACTTAACCCGTCAGCAGCTGCAAGAGCAAAACACAATAACCCCCGGCAAACTTTGGAAGCTATCAAGCTTTTAAGGGGCCGGGGGTTTTCTTTTGCTTTATGGATACTATGAATGTTAAAATATTTTGTTAGTGTTCTTCCAAAATAAATTCTCATACTTCTTAAATAGATATTATCTGCAATTGGTATGTACGTCCTATCTCATTCCGTATGCTATTTAGATAAAGACTATAGTTTTGGTGGACAACAATTTTCCTTTTTTAAAAGATACTCGGATCTATTAAAATAGATCAGATCTTCATAAAAATAGATAAAACAAGCATAAAAAAGATGTAAATAAGCAATATAATAGTGCAAATAGCTAATTTTACAAAAAAATGTGAAAATGCTTTAATATTTATTATAATCAATGGATTTGGACGATAACATATTTGCCGCTAATATGGCAATCAATTAATTAAATAAACAGCTGTCAAGTGCTGTTTAATTATTGAAAAGCACTTTTGCATGATAAGCTAAAAATGTAAAAATTGTATAAATGTTTTATTATCAATCTATGTTGCGGCCGACGGGTCTTCCAAGATCACTGTAACGGCGCAGCCAAAGGACTCCGAGACCATCGACGGGATAACCTACACCTACGAACTGGAGTGCATTACGGTCAATCAAAATGGGTCTGAGAAGGACATTACCGAAGACCGGTGGTTTCGGTCGAATTCCGACGCGGAGGTGAAAGCCTCCTTTAAAAAAGAAAAGGAAAAAAGTAAGAGCGATCCACCCGATGACGACCCGCCGGGCGGACCGGATCCGACACCGCCGAATGAATCGACTCCCAAAGAAAAAAACGATATCGGAATCGGTAATGGAATAGGCGAGGGAATAGGCGAAGGAATAGGAGACGTAATAGGCGACATGATAGGTAACGTAATCGGAAACGTAATGGGAAGCGGCGCAGGCATCGGCGACCTCATCGCCAGCGGCCAGGGCGGTACGGCGGACGCGACGACAACAGACAAAATTGCGGCGCCTTCGCCGAACGGCGAGCAAGCTGCGGATCAAGCTGTGACAGTCGCCCGGCAGGCCGATGTGACGGCGGTCAAACAGGATAGTCATCCCACCGAACAGCATGAGGAGAAGAACAGTGAACCGGCCGGCGGCGGCGGTGGTGGCGGTGGCAGCGAGCTCAAAGAGAAAGACGACAAGCAGCCCGTCATCTTTGAAATTGTCAAGAAGGCCGTGCGGGACAATCCCCTGACTGCCGGGATCTTAACGGCAGCCGTTCTGGGGATCTTGCTGAGCGCCGGTTACCGCAGATATAGAAAGCATATGGGAGATCTTTAAGATGGCTGTTCAAAGGACCCGGAGAAATTTACAACCAAAGAGATTTTCCTTAAGACTGGCCGCAAGCATCTTGCCGGTGTCTTAACAGGACTGCTGTTAGCGCCCTTTGCTTTGGCCGCGGGCAGTGCCGCAGACAGTGCGGGGACCCGGCAGGTTTCACCTGCCCGGGGTCCCCAAGTCCCTGCCGGTTCGGCCTCGGCCTCCTTGAAGTATAAGGTTGGAACGACAGGCGCAACTATCACGGACTGCGAGGAAAGCGCGACCGAGATTGCTGTTCCGGCTTACCTTGAAGGTAAGCCGGTCACCGCCATAGGCTACTCGGCCTTCAGCAATTGCGCGGACCTGACGGCTATAACCTTGCCCTCCACCTTAAAGGCCATCGGCGACAGCGCTTTTGTAAACTGCAGCGCTCTGAAGGCGATCGCTTTGCCGGAAGGCCTGACTCAGTTAGGAGAAGAATCCTTCTTAAATTGTACCTCCTTGAGTGAGTTCAACATCCCGGCCAGCCTGGAGAGCTTCAGCGGCAATGCTTTTGCCAATTGCCCCAAGATCCGTTTTTCCCTGGCCGGGGCGAATCCCGGTTATATCCTTCAGGGGGGGGTGATTTATACCAAGGACCAAAAGACTCTCGTTGTGGCCGGGGCTAGCGACAGTCCGAACCCGGTGGTGCCGGATACGGTGACAAAGGTGGGCGACGGGGCCTTTCGGAATAAGTCCCTCACAGCCATTACCATGGGTTCCCATGTAACCGCTATTGGCAAGGAAGCCTTCAGCGGCTGTTCCCAGCTTGAGGAGGTTAATTTAAACGAAGGCTTAACAATGATTGACGACAGTGCCTTTGCCGGTACCTCCGCCTTAAAGGCCCTTGAATTGCCCGGCAGCTTGACTTCCTTAGGCATAACGGTTTTCCAAGGATCGGGCCTGGAAAGTATTAATCTGTCCGGGACTCAACTGACAACACTGCCGCTGGGGACCTTTTGGGATTGCCTGCACTTGCAGGATATCGTGCTGGGCGATAAAATCACGGCCATAGAAAAAGGCGTTTTTCGGGACTGCACCTTTAAAACCATTACCTTGCCGGCCCAACTGCGGAGTCTCGGCGGTTGTTTCATCAACTGTCCCAACTTGGAAACCCTTACCGTCCCTTACAGTGTCAGAGAGCTGGGAAGCAGTATGTTTCCCAACTGCACTGCCTTAAAGACGATCTATTTCGAAGGGAACATGCCCCTGCGGGGCGATAAGCCGGAAAACGATAATCGTTTCTATGCCCGGAAGGGTGATTCTTTTGCCCAATTGCCTTTGAAAACGGCGGAAAACCTGAAAATCTACGTACTCCAGGGGGCTAAAGGCTGGGGAGACTTTTTTGAGGATTATGCCGACGGCTATGCTATGGGGACAACCAAGAGAAGGCATTTTGAGTACAAGGTGAGCTATTATCCATTAGCTGAAGATGAGACGCCTCATTTAATCCTGCACCCCCCGGAATCTCTGACCGCTTTAGCAGCCGGCAGCTTCGCGGAAGCTATCGAAGTGGTCAAAGCGGGCATGCCGAAGGATGCGGGACCGGTTGAGTGGAGCCCCTCCGACAGTGGGGTGGCCACAGTCGACTCGTCTGGCCGGGTTGCGGCGGTTGCCGAAGGGGCAAGTCAAATTACGGCGGCTGTAACCTACCGGGGAACGGTTTATACGGCCGCAGCCGAGGTCAATGTGAGTGCTGCCGAATCAATTTTTAAGTGGAGCCGGCAAAGCGACGGCACGGTGATTATCAATGGCTTTCGCGATGGCCTGGACAAGGCCCAAATGACCTATCTGGAGATCCCGGAGACCATTGCCGGCTACCGGGTGAGTGCGATTAAAGATTTTGCCTTTAAAGACAATCTTAATATATTCAGCGTCACAATACCGGGCAGTCTCAAAACAGTCGGTGCCTATGCCTTTGGAGGCTGTCTTTGCCTAAGCGACATTACCTTGGGGGACGGCATAGAAGCCATAAACGACGGAGCTTTTTCAGCAACCCTTATTAGAACGGTCGATATTCCCCGGAGTGTGGCCCGGCTGCAGAATTATGCCTTCAAAGACTGTCCGAGGCTGGAATCGGCCACCGTCGAGTCCGGCAATCTGGATTATTCCCTCGGTGCGGGGCTATTTTGGAACTGTACCAATCTCAAAAAAGTAAGCTTAGCCGAAGGAATTAAAGAAACCGGCGGTTTAACCTTTGCCGGCTGCGGCTCGCTGGAATCCATCACTCTTCCTTCGACCCTGCAGGCTCTGAGCTTTAACGACTTCAGCGGCTGTACCGCTCTTAAGAGCATCGGCCTGCAGAGCTACCTGCTCAAACAGGATATGCGAGATAAACCTCGTGCCAAAGACTACAGCCCGTTTGCGGCTCTAAAGGATGAGTTCCTCGGCCTTGACCTGCCTGAATGCAATAAAGTCGTGGTAATTCTACACCCCGACGACGGTAACGACTGGGATATGCTTTTTGACAATCGGGTCAGGACCGAGACCTCGGCGGCGTTCGGGAACGGGGAAGGCAGGGAGGTAGGGTCGCCAAACCCGCTTGATCCCGGGCCTGAAAATTCAAGCCCGAACGCTCTTGCCGCGTCAAATTCGGCTCCGGCCCCTGAGACATCTTCCCACGCGGCTCCACCGATGGCTTTAGGCACAGCGGCGCCGGATCTGGACTCTATAAACAGCAGTGGGGCGTCTAAAAAAGCAACGGACGGTCCGGCTCAAAACAAGATGAAGGTTTTTGAAATTGTCAAGGATGCCGTTGCCGAAAATCCTTTGCTTTCTCTTGCGGCGGGGGCAATCATTCTGGCGGTCCTGCTGCTGGGCGGGATAGGGAGATACCGAAGGTATGTAAGAAATCAATAAAGCAAGTAATTTATCTTCACGTAACTTCATTGACTTATTACCTGATTATTGGAAAGCACCCCTGCGAATGATAAGCTAAAAATGTAAAAATTGTATAAATGTTTTATTATCAATAAGTGATTTTGCGTAAAGCAGAACTGAAAAGGGAAGCCGGTGCAAATCCGGCGCGGTTCCGCCACTGTGAGGGGGAGCCGGTCTGAAAAGATACCACTGGGGATTACCCGGGAAGGCTCAGGCCGGCAATGAACCCAAGCCAGGAGACCTGCTTATTGAAGCCTGCCGAAATAACTCACGGGAAATGGGGAGGTATGGAAATGTACAGATTACTATGGCCCCCTTAACTGGAGGGTCTTTTTTAATGGAACTGGTTTACATACTTTACATGCTGACCGACCCGGAGGTATCGCTTCTTTTTGAGCAATGCTTTTTCAAAGTTAGTGTGTTAACCGGGACAAGCCATGGAAGCAAATAGATCATTAAAGAGGAGAACATAAAGAGAATGCAAAAACGGAAGTTAAGGTTTATCTTGAGCATTTTTCTGTGTATCAACCTGCTGCTGCCGCAGATCATTATGCCGGCGTATGCGCATGGTTTTACCGCCGGTGGCACCGTAAACAGCAGTGTTTACGGAGACGGCGGCGACACCGGCACCATAAGTAGTGAGGTATATGGAGACAACGGCGATACCGTGGGCGACAGCGTCTACGGTATCGGTCTAGAAGGAATCGGCGTAGCCCTTTCCACGGCAGCGGCGGTATACGGAGCCTGGTATCTTGACAATCCAGAGGCTACGGCTTTTACCATATCCAACGCGGAAGAACTGCGCTATCTGGCCGAGCTGGTCAACGGCGAGGCGGTGGACGGGGAAGGGGCACAACTTGACGCCGTAAATTTCTCCGACGACATGATTACCCTGGCCAACGATATTACCCTGACCGGGGCCTGGACGCCCATCGGAAATTATTCCAATAAGTCCAACCAGTTCAACGGGACCTTTGAAGGCGGGGAGAATACGATTTCCCTGCCGGTTATCGGCAGTGAGCACAACCCCATAGTCAGTGATTATTACGGTTTGTTCGGCTATGCCAGCGGAGCGGCCATCAAAAACCTGACCGTCAACGGGGCGATCTACGGCAGCGGACAGTATGTGGGGGGCATTGTCGGCTATGCGGCAGGCAGCACCTTTCAAAACTGCGTTTTCGGTACCGACGCAGCCAGCGGCATCAGCAATTATTACAACACCCCCAAAAAAATAGGCTATACCGGTGGTATTGTCGGTAATATGGCAGGTAGCCCTAAGGTAAAAGGCGTAATTGGGGATTGTACAAATAACGGGACAGTTCTGAGCTTGGGTAATACCTTCACTACTTATACTGGGGGTATTGCCGGGGCAGCTTCGTCTACTCAGATCACGAACGCCAAAAATACGGGCGGGGTAGAAGGAAATAGTTATGCCGGCGGAATTGTCGCCTTTGCAAGCTCTTCACCGATTTTGTCTTCAGTCAATACAGGGACTGTGAAGAGCAGCGGCAGTTATGTCGCGGGTATTGGCGGTAATATCACCGATATTATAACCGACTGTGAAAACGACGGGGAGATCAGCGGCGGCGCACAATACACCGGAGGTATTGCCGGTAAGACAACTAAAGCGGTTTCGGGATGCACCAACAATGGCGCAGTCCAGGGGGGAGCAGAATATGTCGGCGGCTTGGTGGGCTATTTTAGTGTATCAGCCGCCTCCTCCTTCATCAGTGACTGTGTAAACAACGGAGAAGTTTGGGGAGCCTCCGACAATGTGGGCGGTATTGCCGGTTATGCCCAATACAACGGGGCCGACAATTGCGGCAATAAAGCCGCGGTTACGGGGAAATCCAATGTTGGCGGCATTATAGGCTATGTGGCTCGCAACGTTAAAGACTGCCAAAACGAAAGCAGTGTATC
This genomic interval from Desulfoscipio sp. XC116 contains the following:
- a CDS encoding LuxR C-terminal-related transcriptional regulator; this translates as MNKRFISIIGFSFFSGYLLSFLFEGQVLYSLLGLHKTGPSGYMPVAVIAHFAGLLSCGYLVKSSIAAKYMLLGSMGVCFMATTPFFFVPSPLWVAGLIINGYVSGCAVASWGYFLKAFTPQNQRIRSCADVLIYSNIIMIAVNVVAINFSPFIGLILSIFCLVVGMAFLGVLPVNKENGWRDETKSELRSDIKKPLVLLCLFIFVITINSGLMYQVINPAFDHLTGLVSWYWAVPYIVALALMRNLLVKAKRSGILYIGMAMIMSAFISFMLLGRTTFDYLVVDTLMLGACGIFDLFWWSIIGEMLDYGKSPVQTFGIGLSANVLGILCGGALGMAVTSIGLPGAEVAVIALTVVCITLVILPPLNRQLVLLLKSHVYLTVYDSMSELQQTNIIRQTKTLQKLTVREEEVLQHILSGQSNREIAQALFISESTVKTHVRNIFSKYDVGSRAELISTLLKNQLTS
- a CDS encoding S-layer homology domain-containing protein, with product MQNKKLLFIAVTLCLLLAFTGSAAIAEFSDVSGHWAREQINKWADQGLAAGYGDGTFKPGSQISRAEFVAMVNRAFAIDKTGATNGFTDVKSDKWYYGDIAAAKAAGCIGGYKDGTFKPDQTITRQEVAGILVRLLQISPAAEGAAQFSDAAQIPAWAKSSVGAVAAAGLMRGMPDNTFQPLQGITRAEAIVALDRAMGNIPGTQPKPGKESEPAEQSAVEGIVTFKDKVLDKVEVRIFKAGSYEILKEAKTDSHGVFKVDLEAGKYDVTAVTGSAVAYATGVNVSENQVAGINLVLEDAAIVKGVLKDKNNRLVKGAVVLFTANPTFIAATNNSGEYTIAVAANKTYTVRAYESGKKDKAPGIVGGKLDIGPPGSQKIHDLNFPVAVGSGSGGGSGGGGTMQPETITVKDAGELTAAINKADNGDAIKLTDDIEGDIELNKLVNLCLNGKTLNGDVTINANAYGSLNIAEETNAGTITGCLKVNAPNATVNNWATVGGNLIIEDVAGNTWNERAKNNKLVANNKKAIVLNIIGGVASLEISGTGNIKVTLDQNAELAGAGIIIDSDGGEVIIKGEGAGLGNVNIIVNRPATIITPEPIRVTAAEGVEVTVKRDEQGEGKTETGTGEEMTLEPPVPAAFTPGAGGAIAFTPFAASEGKIGGLYIGKNSKYYDVIFGGNPIYHHYVELWFIPAVDLGASGYKLQYSEDDGETWDDYLNSDYEPLTTGGDTQDNFVVTDPYGETMYRLVVMGGDMDGCTSNEVTATIPKPGLETKFTGWSLYEGMDISGVMLPWVGRGLEAGFTARLSDYPSTAETVYENVYMDYQWYRVNPVSYETTAIRGATELEYITTEDDVGYSLLIRAEGDDENISGFAQIMSHHGIMIPNEAYISDVTETGFVLNLHKSVTGGIAPQDLKLIDYNGDDVTITGVSQGANAAIYNIAADLDPARGPFYLCNTSDFWKIATAHVGHEHGNMLMEGIEVSYSVARYSIDVELPVGGAASVGTTPNIQAAAGETITVDILNIEEGKQFKLITVKDEDNGVVSTTEVTYGEEYTFTMPASAVTVTVELEDV
- a CDS encoding leucine-rich repeat protein, whose translation is MAAGSAADSAGTRQVSPARGPQVPAGSASASLKYKVGTTGATITDCEESATEIAVPAYLEGKPVTAIGYSAFSNCADLTAITLPSTLKAIGDSAFVNCSALKAIALPEGLTQLGEESFLNCTSLSEFNIPASLESFSGNAFANCPKIRFSLAGANPGYILQGGVIYTKDQKTLVVAGASDSPNPVVPDTVTKVGDGAFRNKSLTAITMGSHVTAIGKEAFSGCSQLEEVNLNEGLTMIDDSAFAGTSALKALELPGSLTSLGITVFQGSGLESINLSGTQLTTLPLGTFWDCLHLQDIVLGDKITAIEKGVFRDCTFKTITLPAQLRSLGGCFINCPNLETLTVPYSVRELGSSMFPNCTALKTIYFEGNMPLRGDKPENDNRFYARKGDSFAQLPLKTAENLKIYVLQGAKGWGDFFEDYADGYAMGTTKRRHFEYKVSYYPLAEDETPHLILHPPESLTALAAGSFAEAIEVVKAGMPKDAGPVEWSPSDSGVATVDSSGRVAAVAEGASQITAAVTYRGTVYTAAAEVNVSAAESIFKWSRQSDGTVIINGFRDGLDKAQMTYLEIPETIAGYRVSAIKDFAFKDNLNIFSVTIPGSLKTVGAYAFGGCLCLSDITLGDGIEAINDGAFSATLIRTVDIPRSVARLQNYAFKDCPRLESATVESGNLDYSLGAGLFWNCTNLKKVSLAEGIKETGGLTFAGCGSLESITLPSTLQALSFNDFSGCTALKSIGLQSYLLKQDMRDKPRAKDYSPFAALKDEFLGLDLPECNKVVVILHPDDGNDWDMLFDNRVRTETSAAFGNGEGREVGSPNPLDPGPENSSPNALAASNSAPAPETSSHAAPPMALGTAAPDLDSINSSGASKKATDGPAQNKMKVFEIVKDAVAENPLLSLAAGAIILAVLLLGGIGRYRRYVRNQ